One Senegalimassilia faecalis genomic window, TGGTGATGATGCTGTCCATCAACCCGCTGCTCACGGGCATCACCGTGCTTATCCTGCCGGTGTCGCTCGTGCTCATCGCCGCGGTGGTGAAGTCGTCGCAGAAGCACTTCCGCGCCCAGCAGGCCAGCCTTGGCGCCATCAACGGCCAGGTGGAAGAGACGTTTTCCGGCCACGCCATCGTGCGTGCGTTCAACCAGGAAGGCGCCGTGGCCGAAACGTTCGGGCAGACGAACGGCAAGCTGTACGAAAGCGCGTGGAAGTCGCAGTTCCTTTCGGGCCTCATGATGCCCGTCATGAGCTTCGTGGGCAACTTGGGCTACGTGGCCGTGGCGCTGGTGGGCAGCGTGCTTGCCGTGCAGGGCGCCATCACCGTCGGCGACATCCAGGCGTTCATCCAGTACGTGAAGAACTTCACGCAGCCCATCACGCAGCTGTCGCAGGTGGGCAACGTGCTGCAGCAGATGGCCGCCGCGGCAGAGCGCATCTTCGCCTTCCTCGACGAGCCCGAGCTTGAGCCCGAGCAGCCGAAGGCGAAGGCGGCCGACGTGCCCTGCGACGTGGAGTTCGACCATGTGCACTTCGGTTACGACCCCGCCAAGTCCATCATCAAGGACTTCTCGGCGAAGGTTGCCGAAGGCCAGACCGTGGCGCTGGTGGGCCCGACGGGCGCCGGCAAAACCACTATGGTGAAGCTGCTCATGCGCTTCTACGATGTTGACGCGGGCGCCATCCGCATCGGCGGCACCAATGTGCGCGATTTTTCCCGCACCGACGTGCGCGACCAGTTCGGCATGGTGCTGCAGGACACGTGGCTGTTCAACGGCACCGTGCGCGACAACATCGCCTACGGCAAGCTCGACGCCACCGACGAGGAGGTGGAAGCTGCCGCGCGCGCCGCGTACGTGCACCACTTCATCACCACGCTGCCGCAGGGCTACAACACGGTGATCAACGAGGATGCCACCAACATCAGCGCAGGTCAACGCCAGCTTCTGACCATTGCGCGCGCCATATTGGCCAACAGGCGCATGCTGATTTTGGACGAGGCGACTTCAAGCGTGGACACGCGCACCGAGGAGCGCATCCAAAAGGCCATGGACAACCTTATGGCCGGCCGCACGTCGTTCGTGATTGCCCACCGGCTGTCCACCATCAAAAACGCCGACCTTATCCTGGTGTTGCAGCACGGTGACATTGTGGAGCAAGGCACACAT contains:
- a CDS encoding ABC transporter ATP-binding protein, translated to MSGKSEDLKKVTQRRPHGPGARMMPGEKAADFKGSIGKLLRFMGQFKAPLICAIVFAIGSAAFNIVGPKVLSQATTELFEGIVAKVGGTGGIDFDAIAGIIAATLTLYVVSAACSFVQGWMMTSVSQRTCYGLRRAIAEKIDRMPVGYFERTSTGDTLSRITNDVDTLGQSLNQGVTQLITSVTTLIGVVVMMLSINPLLTGITVLILPVSLVLIAAVVKSSQKHFRAQQASLGAINGQVEETFSGHAIVRAFNQEGAVAETFGQTNGKLYESAWKSQFLSGLMMPVMSFVGNLGYVAVALVGSVLAVQGAITVGDIQAFIQYVKNFTQPITQLSQVGNVLQQMAAAAERIFAFLDEPELEPEQPKAKAADVPCDVEFDHVHFGYDPAKSIIKDFSAKVAEGQTVALVGPTGAGKTTMVKLLMRFYDVDAGAIRIGGTNVRDFSRTDVRDQFGMVLQDTWLFNGTVRDNIAYGKLDATDEEVEAAARAAYVHHFITTLPQGYNTVINEDATNISAGQRQLLTIARAILANRRMLILDEATSSVDTRTEERIQKAMDNLMAGRTSFVIAHRLSTIKNADLILVLQHGDIVEQGTHEELLSLGGAYAELYNSQFEDNVEDEERE